The following are from one region of the Capsicum annuum cultivar UCD-10X-F1 chromosome 1, UCD10Xv1.1, whole genome shotgun sequence genome:
- the LOC107879219 gene encoding protein DEHYDRATION-INDUCED 19 homolog 4 codes for MDSDSWTRLFTSSRRYQSRSDIYNLGEEYNCEEESRPEFLCPFCAEDFDIVGLCCHIDEEHAVEAKNGICPVCAKRVGMDLVGHITQQHGNILKVQRKRRFRRGGTSALSSLRRELREGNLQSIIGGSSRLVSSSTTDPDPLLSSFIHSTPLANEIRYVQPLSSITQSSKEDSTLENTSERNVQLQQSPLSDKDHEEKARKSEFVQGLLLFTFLEED; via the exons ATGGATTCGGATTCTTGGACTCGTTTATTTACTTCTTCAAGGCGTTACCAATCTCGATCAG ATATCTATAACTTAGGAGAGGAGTATAATTGCGAAGAGGAGTCTAGGCCAGAGTTTCTTTGTCCTTTCTGTGCGGAGGATTTTGATATTGTTGGACTATGTTGTCATATCGATGAAGAGCATGCTGTTGAAGCTAAGAATGGG ATATGTCCGGTTTGCGCAAAAAGGGTTGGAATGGATTTGGTTGGTCATATTACTCAGCAACATGGAAATATTTTAAAG GTGCAGCGCAAGAGAAGATTTCGAAGAGGTGGTACTTCGGCTCTCTCTAGTTTAAGAAGAGAGCTAAGGGAAGGGAATTTGCAGTCCATCATCGGGGGATCCTCTCGTTTGGTTTCTTCCTCCACTACAGATCCAGATCCCTTGTTATCTTCATTCATTCACAGTACACCTTTGGCTAATGAAATCCGCTATGTTCAACCTTTATCTTCTATTACACAAAGTTCAAAAGAAGATAGCACTCTTGAGAACACATCTGAAAG AAATGTGCAGCTTCAGCAATCTCCACTATCTGACAAAGACCATGAGGAGAAGGCCAGGAAGAGTGAGTTTGTGCAAGGGCTATTGCTATTCACCTTTCTTGAGGAAGACTAA
- the LOC107879229 gene encoding uncharacterized protein LOC107879229 has protein sequence MAGNRRRVGDDRFYSPPAMRKQQKMKAKSRIEPESDDGAPSTASFSSNLTNFDRFLEHTTPKVPALFFPKTIMRGMRNLDNDPNPYFILGDLWESFGEWSAYGAGVPLVLNQSDCVVQYYVPYLSGIQLYIDPSRPSIKQRRPGEESDADSLKETSSDDSSEYGAGASRIANEVQGSWNQQILIGSTIDGSKHFSLKKDPLLESSGDENEMGNSPGLLAFEYFERKQPYGREPLADKISGLASKFPELKTYRSCDLTAASWISVAWYPIYRIPTGPTLQNLDACFLTYHSLSTPSGVPRTDWPQQHGTTISKGTVNAGMSAKLPLPTFGLASYKFQASFWFPDGVNECQKVNSLLRAADNWLRLLQVNHPDYSFFMSHNSYRR, from the exons ATGGCTGGAAATCGGAGACGGGTCGGAGATGATCGGTTTTATAGCCCACCGGCGATGAGAAAGCAGCAAAAAATGAAAGCCAAGTCAAGAATTGAACCGGAGTCTGATGATGGTGCCCCCTCAACGGCGTCgttttcatccaatttgaccAATTTCGATCGGTTCTTGGAGCATACCACGCCCAAGGTTCCTGCTCTATTCTTCCCCAAG ACAATCATGAGAGGGATGAGGAATCTTGACAATGATCCCAATCCATACTTTATCTTGGGCGACCTTTGGGAGTCTTTTGGTGAATGGAGTGCATACGGAGCAGGAGTTCCTCTTGTGTTGAATCAGAGTGATTGTGTTGTCCAGTATTATGTGCCATATTTGTCTGGGATTCAACTTTATATAGATCCTTCGAGGCCCTCCATCAAGCAAAG GAGACCAGGTGAAGAAAGTGATGCTGATTCTCTCAAGGAGACAAGTAGTGATGACAGTAGTGAATATGGAGCTGGAGCTTCAAGGATAGCCAATGAAGTTCAGGGGAGTTGGAATCAGCAGATTTTAATTGGATCAACTATTGATGGAAGCAAGCATTTCTCCCTAAAAAAGGACCCTTTATTAGAATCTTCAGGTGATGAGAATGAGATGGGGAACTCTCCTGGTCTCCTTGCATTTGAATATTTTGAGCGAAAGCAACCATATGGTCGTGAACCTTTAGCTGATAAG ATTTCAGGCCTTGCATCTAAATTTCCTGAACTGAAGACGTATAGGAGCTGTGATCTTACTGCTGCAAGTTGGATTTCTGTGGCTTG GTATCCCATATATAGGATACCAACAGGACCAACATTGCAAAATCTTGATGCGTGCTTTTTGACATACCATTCCCTCTCAACTCCTTCTGGTG TTCCTAGGACTGACTGGCCTCAACAACATGGCACAACTATCAGTAAAGGCACTGTCAATGCTGGTATGTCCGCCAAGCTACCTCTCCCAACCTTTGGGCTGGCCTCCTACAAATTCCAAGCATCTTTTTGGTTCCCCGATGGAGtcaatgaatgtcagaaggttaACTCTCTATTACGAGCTGCTGACAATTGGCTCCGGCTTTTGCAAGTTAATCACCCTGACTATAGTTTTTTCATGTCACATAATTCTTATCGAAGGTGA